Part of the Gemmatimonadota bacterium genome, GTCCAGGGTTTCATACTCCAGGATATACAGAATCGGGGCGAAGGTCTCCTGTTTCACGATAGCCGACTGGGCGGGCATGCGTATGATGGTCGGTTCGACGAAGTTCGGTCCCAGGTCCGGTCGGTGTTTCCCGCCGATGACGACCTCGCCGCCCTCGGCCTTCGCCTGCTCGATAGCCTGCATCATGTCGTCCACCGCGTCGGCCGTGACCAGCGGTCCCATGAGCGTACCGTCGTCGACGGGATCGCCCATCGGCACCTGCGCGTAAGCGCGGGCCAATCGATCGATCAGCGTCGCCGTCATGCGCTTGTGCCCGATGATGCGGCGTGTCGAGGTGCACCGTTGTCCCGCCGTCCCCACGGCGCCGAAGACGATGCCGGGCACGGCGAGTTCGAGGTCGGCGTTTTCGGTGACGACGATCGCGTTGTTGCCGCCCAGCTCCAGTATGCTGCGACCGAACCGGGAAGCGACCCGTGCGGCCACGGTCTTTCCCGTCGCGGTCGAACCCGTGAAGGATACGAGCGGTATGCGTTCGTCATCGAGGATGAGATTGCCCACGTCACTGCCGCGGCCGATGGCCAGGTTGAATACGCCGTCCACCCCGTGGTCGGCCATGACCCGGTTGCACAGGTGCTGCGTGGCCACGGCCGTCAGCGGCGTCTGACCGCTCGGTTTCCACACGGTGACGTCGCCGCACACCGAAGCCAGAGAAGCATTCCACGACCAGACCGCCACGGGGAAATTGAAGGCGGTGATGATGCCGATCACGCCCAGGGGATGCCACTGCTCGCTCATGCGGTGACTCGGCCGCTCGCTCGCGATGGTCAGTCCATACAACTGGCGGGAAAGCCCCACGGCGAAATCGCAGATGTCGATCATCTCCTGGACCTCCCCCATGCCCTCCACGCGGATCTTGCCCATCTCCAGGGAGACGAGTTCGCCCAGCGGTTCCTTGTACGCCCGCAGGATGTTGCCCAGGTCCCTGACCATGTCGCCCCGTTTCGGCGCGGGCAGCGCTCGCCAGGAATCGAAGGAGACGCGGGCGTGTTCGACCACCCGGTCATAGACCTCCGGAGTCGCCTGCCGCACGCCCGCGATCGGTTCGCCGGATGTCGGGTTGTACGACGTCAGGATGGGTCCCTCCCCGTGTATCCAGCCGTC contains:
- a CDS encoding aldehyde dehydrogenase family protein, with the translated sequence MKALLEKLNIEALNAGACTGMDGWIHGEGPILTSYNPTSGEPIAGVRQATPEVYDRVVEHARVSFDSWRALPAPKRGDMVRDLGNILRAYKEPLGELVSLEMGKIRVEGMGEVQEMIDICDFAVGLSRQLYGLTIASERPSHRMSEQWHPLGVIGIITAFNFPVAVWSWNASLASVCGDVTVWKPSGQTPLTAVATQHLCNRVMADHGVDGVFNLAIGRGSDVGNLILDDERIPLVSFTGSTATGKTVAARVASRFGRSILELGGNNAIVVTENADLELAVPGIVFGAVGTAGQRCTSTRRIIGHKRMTATLIDRLARAYAQVPMGDPVDDGTLMGPLVTADAVDDMMQAIEQAKAEGGEVVIGGKHRPDLGPNFVEPTIIRMPAQSAIVKQETFAPILYILEYETLDEAIDLHNDVPQGLSSAIFTDSLREAERFLSATGSDCGIANVNIGTSGAEIGGAFGGEKETGGGRESGSDAWKAYMRRQTNTVNWSTDLPLAQGIEFDTVGSDGD